The sequence below is a genomic window from Melospiza georgiana isolate bMelGeo1 chromosome 6, bMelGeo1.pri, whole genome shotgun sequence.
TAAACTGACCTATTTATTGCAGAAATTGTAGTTTCTCACCATCAAAACACCACAGCCACTGAACTTAAAGAATTACAACAGGACAGACTTTTGCCTTAAGCAGATTGCATAGATTGGACTATTGCAGCCTGATGCATAGAGCAGATCCTTCCTTCTCCACTTGGGTTGTAATGAAAAACAATCTGTAGATCTGAAAAAACAGTCAGGGCTTCCCTTTTGGGATTTTCAAAACCTGGATTATCTCCCTTCACATTTTAGTTTGCTCACCATCACCAAGACAACATGCAAAGGCCTAAAAATCCTATTATCAAAGTTCTCTTTACAAGCCAAAATATCTGGCCAATTGGTCTGGACTCTGAAATCAAGAAAAATAGCCATGATGTGTTCAGCAGGCATTGTTGACCATAATTTAATGTTCAGTTCTTTTTGGGGGAATCACGTTTGTACTCCAGTCACAGATGCTGATGATTGCATCACATCAGAAACAGACATCACAGGCTCGAGTCTCCCACCTTTGCTATAGCATTTTCACAGCTTTTGTGAGACAATCTAGTAGTTGATAATAGCTGTACTTAATGTCATATTCCATGTCATACCAATAATTCACTGAGGagacaagaaaagagaaatacattttaaggCTAGAATGTAACGATTTACAAAAATCACTTCCTCAAACCTTGCAAAACTTGCACAACAATAATACCTTGCACCACCCCCACCCCTCCACATGTACCCAATGAGCACTGATCAAAATTCTGGAATTCACTTGGGGAGAGAACAAAAATAAGAGCTAGAGAGATTATAACAAATCCTACAAAGAAAACGATGACAAGACTTTTGGTAAGTGCAGGGGAACAGTAACACAAATACAACCTTATTAGCAAGGTAAAGATTAGGTCAGAACAGATTTCAGCTCATAAGAAAACAGAGTGTCTTCCATGTTGTGTCAACAAACTATGAATTATAAGCAAAACAGGCTGAAAGGGGCAGCCCCCATGGGATCTGTCAAGATTGCAGAGAGGCAAATAACCTTAAAGGAACTTTTGCTTCCACTGGTGCTTTGCTGTGGGATATCTACCTGCACACCCACCACAGTTCCAAAATGTATCTATAAATACTGTCTACTTTACCTGCAATACAGCCATGTGATTGCTGAACATGATGGAACCAGAGAGAAGGTAGATATAACATCTCACCAGCTTTCACTGTACACTTCAAAGGCTTTGCCTGAGCATACTCTGGATACAGTTCCAGATCAGGGTTCAAGGGGTCCAGAGGGATCCAGGGCACCTAAAGGCAAAAGAGCGTGCGTATATGGTACTGACCCTGGAAAAAATTCCAGCAAGCTTCCAGAAAAACAACTGATAATCAGACTCACTAGGTTACAAAACATGTACTTTGTCTAGAAAAACATGTACAGCTACACAGCTTTCCACATGCAATTGGGAATAGGTCAAGGATGCAAAGATGTTCCTCCTTTGGTGATGCATTTCTATTTAGATAAAAGGCAATAAATATCATCCATAAAACTGCAGTCTTGTGGCATACTTTCAAAACTCCTCCAGCCCCTTAAGTTTCTTGTTCTCCCTACATTCAGTACTTGAATGCTTTATCTGCAGCACTCTTTTTAgaaattcctttcttcttcttagGCTCTTTGGTGTAATTTTTACTCCCAGCAGCTGAAACATCCCTCCTTTCTGGGAAGTCCCTCACGCCTGCATTAATTCTTTCTCTGCCCTACAGAATTGTAAACTTCAGCATTCCAACCTTTCTGAATTACAGGAATGAGATTCCATGGGCACCACTCTGGAAACAGAGAACAAGCCCCAGTTCAAGTTCTGTTGTAACATTACTCACATTTTCCAGAGGCAAAAGATTAAGATTCTACTGAGATTTGTAAAGTGCTTCCAGATCTAAACATTTTAATCAAATAAATATTGCTACTACTAAGAAAATACAACTTATTAATTTAGACAGGTATGTTCTATTGCACTGGGTGATACTACTGTGGACCTGAGTAGAGGGCCAAAAGAAAGTGAATGTAGAGGGGTCTATTTCAGGTATAATGAAATCAATTTCTTTATTGTCAATGTATTCAAAAGTTCTTTAGTGGATCTATCAGAGTCTGGTGCAATGCAACACTTAATTATATTAATCGTTTTGGGTgtgcagtaaaatatttttctggaagCTGGGTATCCTTTGCAAATAGTAAAATACAAGTGAAATATCTGGACATTCTCTTTCCAATAATGCAGGATTTCTAAATATCAATCAATATGCCGAGTTTGAGGGCTCAGCAATGTCCCAAACTCTCCCTACTCTATTAACTGCATTCTCTATAGAGCTTTTACCTTCTCTGCAGTAGTCTCATCCACAATTTCAAATGAACCATCTTCTGATACGTGGTAGGTTGCTGGCTGATAGAGCTCTGGAaccagagaaagaattaaatgACAATTCAGAGAACCTAACAGCAGTGCATGTCACACTTTCATCAAGAAAAATTAAGACAAAACCACTTTCAACTTTCACTatccttctctttttccatttcaaatttTATCCAgttttaaatatagttttttTGCAGTCAGTCTGAATAATACTGATTCTCCTCCAAGTCCATTTGTAGCCCAGTCCTATTTTGTCCCAGtaactgttttctttccttttcagaagGCATAAATGCACCCCTGACTTACACATCATTCTATAGTTGGGTGTTTCATCTTAGGTCAGTCTACCAAAGAAGCACTCACAAGAGTTATTAGTGACTCGTGGCCAGTCTTTCATTTCTAATTTTAATTGACAGGGCTCATCAATTGCTTCAGATACTGCTGGTTGCTTTTCTTTCATTGCTTCAACACATGTGGTTTTCTAAGCCCTCCCTTGAGACAGTTTCTCTCCATTAATTAACCGAATGCTCAAAAAGATGGAATTCTCTTTTTACTACACACCATGAAATGTAAGCATTATCTCTGTTCTTTGCTTTAACAATAACTTGTTTTACAAAGTAGGACTCCTATAACACACACATATTTCATACACTCACATACATGAAACACCACCTGTCCAAGAAAGGCTGAgatggggttgttcagcctggagaagacagGGGGCTAAGGAAACCTcactgtggccttccagtacctaaaaaGTGCTTATAAGAAAGACAGAGAAGGACTTTTTACCAAGACCAGGACAAGGGTTAATGGTATCAAACTGAGAcagggtagatttagattatatataaggaagaattttttaacAATGAGGATCATGAggtactggaacaggttgcccagagaagttgtgggtgccctgtccctggaagtattcaagaTCAGGttgtaaacaaaataaaaacagtataaataaaatattgtagCAGCACACATCTAGCCAAAACTATATGTCCATCATAGAGCACTCTGCATTCACTTAGTCTGATGGTTTGAAAGCCAAGGAATGGGCCAATTAAGTCTTACGAGGCATAAAGTTAAGCTGTCCATCTTTTAGATGACACTGCAACAGTAACTACTGCTGTGCACATAGGAAAGCCAcataaagaaacagaaatcaggCAGTGTGAAGCAACACTGCCATAAGAATCtctttcttaatttctcagttttCAGAGATTCAGTTAGTAGCttgaatatttcattaaaatacaaGTCATATTTTAgtttcctggcttttttttcctagagaaaAGCAGGTAGGCAGAATCCAAACCTGTAAAAAATCAAAGATGACATGCTACAACACTGCCAATATACTTAAACAATTTAAACATTCTGAAGCTGAAGAGACTGCCACGagtatcacagaatcaattGGGTTGGCAAAGACATCAAGAAATGAGATCCGAGATCATGACTGAACACCCCCttgtcaactaaaccatggcactaagtggcacatccagtctttcctaaATCACCTCCCTCCAGACACATGATTTCACCACTCCCCTGGGCAGTCCATTTCAATATCTAATCACATTTATGTGGACAAATTCCTCCCAATGTcaaatctaaacctctcctgggcACAACTTGAGACCATTACCTCTCCTTCTGTCAATGGTTGCCTGGCAAACGATCCTGACCCCCATCTGGGTACAACCTCCTTTCCAGGAGTTCTAGAGAGTCAAAATCTCCCCCCTTTCTCCAGGCTTTTCTCCAAGGTAAAAAAACCatgctccctcagctgctcctcataggaGTTACCCTCTGGAACCTTCACCAGCTTTAACACCTTTCTCTGGCCTTGCTTCAGTATCTAAATGTCCTGCCTGAACTGAGTGGCCCGgaactggacacaggactcAAGATGTGAACCAGTGAGCTCATTACTTTACTGGACTGGAAAACCTGGCTTCAGAATAACACTTGTATTACAAACTACCTGCAGCATGAAGTAGGAGAGATTTCTGTCCACACTTGAAAGCATAACACTGCATAAACATCAAAATGTTACCactgcttcctttttttcacATCTTTCAGTGTTTTAGTCTGTCCTCCTTCCAGCCTTCAGACACATTGCACAGCAAAATGATGTACCATATGGGATGAAGGGACGGTCACTTGGtggatgcagcagaaaatatttctctccaGATACTACACAGTACAAGTTCTCATAATGATCTTTATGTACTAGgattgagaaaaaaaagagaaatggggAGAATGACAGAATATCATAGCTATTtccttctctgcagcagaaacTACAGTAAACTGAAAGTTAACAACTTTCCCTATTACTATCAGactgcttcttcctcctgcagccagtgGAAAGTCACAACATCATGTTATATGATGCCAAATGCATTCAATGAAGCAAATTGTCAGTGCTTTGTCTGACAAAATGTCAGGTAGATGCATCCAGAGATactgcagcaggaggctgcagaagGGCAGAATAAAGAATGCAAAAAAAGGCATGTTAAAATAGAAGTGCCCTGTCAGAAAAACCACACCATTCTCCTGAGCTACTAACTCAAAACAAGCCAGTTTAAATTTGTGCTGAAATCACCAGAAGATTTACACTGCCATAGGATACCTACAAGATGTCACAGCAGCTGACTCCCCAAGCCAGAAATTTACAGCATCAGGCTTCTTCCCTGTATAGttagagaaaagaaatatgATGACAATAACaaatcatcctttttttttaattctgtccTATAACTTCCTTCATAACTATGACAGATTTCATGGCAAATAGCACTCTGTGAACAACAGCAACCTCCTTCTACACTGTGAACACTAAGCCAAAACATAACTCTAGATCAAAGAAAAGCCACTCAATGTAAAGTGTTACACAACCTCTTTTCAGCTGTGAGGGTCCCATTACACAACAGAGATACTGACTTCAGAGTAATCCAACCCCAAAACTTGGATTACTCTATTAGGTATTTTACTACTTCTCTTCCTAAGAGGATAAAACCAAACTGAGCTGTGGCATTCAGAAAGAGAACAAGTATTCACCATGTAGTGAATTGTTTTAAATGTGTTGTGATTGTTTTAAAGCCCCATGCAAAATATTTACTGAATATGAGAGAAAATGAGGGATTACCCAGTGCTTCGCTCATCCATGGTATGTCAGGCTGCACATCACAGACAAGTTCAGGGAACTCCTCAGTGAGGTTTGAACACTGCTTCTGCACATAGAATACATTGGGAGAGGTCACTTTCTTCTCCACAATGTCCAAAAAGTCCATGAAAGGCATTTGGCGCTCCTCTGGCATAACAAAACGGTCCTGAAACACTGCATCTGCATAACCATTTGGTGTCACTGCCACACTCACCACCTTGGGACCTACCACctccctgcaaaacaaaacaaaggttTATACCCAGGCCTGCAATTAGCTCTTGTATTACATACtggttattttaaaaacatgctgcaggggcagcaaaAATAAGATGCCTGTCATTCCATGGATGCGTGTCTCTAGATCAGATTTTCTGCTATGTGGTAAGGACTCCAGCATTCTGCTTCCCTGCAGTCAAGGCAACTCTagtttctttctcctctctgaATTCTCTCCTAACAGGACAGTTCACAAGGGATCTCCCTTTTCCTCCACACACTGGTCCTCTTTGGCCACTTCTTTTCACCAGTCATGGCAGAGCTTGATATTGTAGCCATTAAACTCAGCCAAATCCAC
It includes:
- the JMJD7 gene encoding bifunctional peptidase and (3S)-lysyl hydroxylase JMJD7; its protein translation is MAEGAALRAVRGCLAAFPREARELGWPESVPYLDRPPSPLEFYREWVSPNKPCVIRNAISHWPALKKWTSAYLREVVGPKVVSVAVTPNGYADAVFQDRFVMPEERQMPFMDFLDIVEKKVTSPNVFYVQKQCSNLTEEFPELVCDVQPDIPWMSEALGKKPDAVNFWLGESAAVTSLHKDHYENLYCVVSGEKYFLLHPPSDRPFIPYELYQPATYHVSEDGSFEIVDETTAEKVPWIPLDPLNPDLELYPEYAQAKPLKCTVKAGEMLYLPSLWFHHVQQSHGCIAVNYWYDMEYDIKYSYYQLLDCLTKAVKML